The Pelmatolapia mariae isolate MD_Pm_ZW linkage group LG9, Pm_UMD_F_2, whole genome shotgun sequence genome has a segment encoding these proteins:
- the si:dkey-12l12.1 gene encoding uncharacterized protein si:dkey-12l12.1: MGFTVWLCVLCLQASLLSHAFDCSGASRGELCVSGQTADGQSDDQTQQRGLPLPEGLALFRRKRQLERRDHTHLSHSSLPGAVSVKGFPKTLIQADRSRRHLVTAASKKRRNKLRPGSFSVIVYDKETTPVQLIRARRQVKLDPAKRGKSGRSGAFSVLGDPQTDGQSDRAEWST, translated from the exons ATGGGGTTTACTGTCTGGCTGTGCGTGCTGTGCCTGCAGGCGAGCCTGCTGTCACACGCCTTCGACTGCTCAGGAGCAAGCCGGGGAGAGCTGTGTGTCAGCGGACAGACCGCAGACGGACAG TCAGATGATCAGACACAGCAGAGGGGGCTACCCTTACCTGAAGGACTG GCTTTGTTCAGACGTAAGAGACAGTTGGAGCGGAGAGATCACACCCACCTGAGTCACTCCAGCCTGCCCGGGGCCGTCTCTGTCAAAGGCTTCCCTAAAACTCTCATCCAG GCTGATAGGTCCCGGCGACACTTGGTTACAGCTGCAAGCAAGAAAAGGCGTAACAAACTCCGCCCTGGCTCCTTCTCTGTCATCGTCTACGACAAGGAAACCACCCCCGTACAG TTGATCAGAGCGAGGAGACAAGTGAAGCTCGATCCAGCCAAGAGGGGGAAATCGGGTCGCTCTGGAGCTTTCTCTGTCCTC GGGGATCCTCAGACTGATGGACAGAGCGACAGAGCCGAATGGAGCACATAA